The following coding sequences lie in one Methylotuvimicrobium alcaliphilum 20Z genomic window:
- the norR gene encoding nitric oxide reductase transcriptional regulator NorR, translating into MDNAIREVVLTLTANLSMNERYTEFLNVFARITGNHACALLRYQDGLLIPVATRGLVPKVLDMQFQPELHPRLSVIMQSRAPVRFPVNDPRPDPYDGLLSNDANGTIGVHACVGCALYNENTLFGVLSADSLEAGAFDHIEDSVFRIFAALATVSLRYESYINRLEQLAKHRELVASELVNENLQRSNQTLGESPAMRKLSGEIDIVAGSDLTVLLLGETGVGKEVIARIIHARSPRAEQPLVYVNCAALPEALAESELFGHVKGAFTGANNDRAGKFELANGGTLFLDEVGELPLTIQAKLLRAVQFGEIQRIGSDKSHRSDVRIIAATNRMLAEEVKAGRFRADLYHRLSVYPLHVAPLRERIVDIAVLARYFLNQARVRLGLVHAGLAAETVEVLQGYRWPGNVRELEHVILRAVLRASSIRGRSVILEPGDLDLAEKHETVKQVESVMPDVKDVSLSQAVDEFQRQLIRTAYLEEGSNWAKTARRLGVDRGNLHRLAKRLAIK; encoded by the coding sequence ATGGATAATGCTATACGTGAAGTAGTGCTCACCTTGACCGCTAATTTGTCGATGAATGAGCGTTATACCGAATTTTTGAACGTGTTTGCCAGAATTACCGGTAATCATGCGTGCGCCCTGTTGCGTTATCAAGACGGGCTATTGATCCCTGTCGCGACACGAGGCTTGGTACCCAAGGTCCTTGATATGCAGTTTCAACCGGAGCTTCATCCTCGCTTATCGGTCATCATGCAATCGCGGGCCCCGGTTAGGTTCCCGGTCAACGACCCGAGGCCCGATCCTTATGATGGTCTGCTAAGTAACGATGCCAATGGGACGATTGGGGTTCATGCCTGTGTCGGTTGCGCCTTATATAATGAAAACACTCTATTTGGAGTGCTGTCCGCGGATTCGTTGGAGGCTGGTGCCTTCGATCATATCGAAGACAGCGTGTTTCGTATTTTTGCTGCCTTGGCAACGGTGTCGCTGCGATATGAATCGTATATCAATCGTTTGGAGCAGTTGGCGAAGCACCGTGAATTAGTCGCTAGCGAGTTGGTCAACGAGAACCTACAGCGCAGCAATCAAACCTTGGGTGAAAGTCCGGCAATGCGGAAATTGAGCGGCGAGATCGATATCGTCGCCGGTTCCGATTTGACCGTGCTGCTGCTGGGCGAAACGGGGGTCGGTAAAGAAGTCATCGCGCGTATCATTCATGCCCGTTCGCCGCGAGCCGAGCAGCCCTTGGTTTATGTCAACTGCGCGGCTTTGCCTGAAGCCTTGGCCGAAAGTGAATTATTCGGTCATGTAAAGGGGGCCTTTACCGGCGCGAATAACGACCGCGCCGGTAAATTCGAATTAGCCAATGGCGGTACGCTATTTTTGGATGAAGTCGGCGAATTGCCGTTGACGATACAGGCGAAATTGTTGCGCGCGGTGCAATTTGGCGAAATCCAGCGCATCGGCTCCGACAAGAGTCATCGATCCGATGTGCGGATCATTGCCGCCACGAACCGAATGTTGGCAGAGGAAGTCAAGGCAGGCCGTTTTCGCGCCGATTTGTATCACAGACTGAGCGTCTATCCATTGCATGTTGCCCCGTTGCGTGAACGTATCGTCGATATTGCCGTGTTGGCCCGGTACTTCCTTAATCAGGCCAGGGTGCGTTTAGGTTTGGTTCACGCCGGACTGGCCGCTGAAACTGTCGAAGTCCTGCAAGGTTACCGTTGGCCGGGTAATGTTCGAGAATTGGAGCATGTGATATTGCGAGCGGTGCTCAGGGCCTCGTCGATACGAGGGCGCTCGGTAATACTGGAGCCTGGCGATTTGGATCTTGCAGAGAAGCATGAGACGGTTAAACAAGTCGAGTCGGTCATGCCTGATGTTAAAGACGTTTCGTTGTCGCAGGCGGTCGATGAGTTTCAACGGCAATTGATAAGGACTGCTTATCTCGAAGAGGGATCGAATTGGGCGAAAACGGCCCGTCGTCTTGGTGTCGATCGCGGAAACCTTCATCGCTTGGCTAAACGTTTGGCGATCAAATGA
- a CDS encoding DHA2 family efflux MFS transporter permease subunit, translated as MSIIYAKRLKGWRFILFNGCLGLSHALVLFNAGAYIAMLPRVAGGLGIPLSYATWTQTDYMIGLALAFPVGGWLSRRIGEYRPFVAAFTIFALASWICAYSSSFYAYLAGRIVMGFAGGLTLPLGQSLLIKEFPDKRKSLGIGVWSLFTLTPFTFAPPFGGWIADTLGWRWLFWINVPIALTIAGVVGALLYRRGYKRIWRRFDFTGFILIAVILGCLQTILNIGNDWDWTNSLLIDALIIVMAISLAYWIVWELGARYPFLDIGLFAHRNFTIGALSLFLGFLCFQGLLSMLIVQLQITLGYSSWLAGLVFLPMAIFAKPMGGIFHEIIKRFDARLLASFNLLGFAATYFWLSRFDVSDAYADLFWPKLLEGICLGSFFVPLTALMLHGLPPERQWRAVELAGLMRIAGGAFGITLQTIIIYQRKPFHMTRIAEVLTPLTPRYDQAMEPLLATGLSEGQAFIKLAKIVEHESVLNAMNDAYWLAGCLFVGLSILVWFAYPTRQPAKSTIARALRRKAQQALSEGP; from the coding sequence ATGAGCATCATTTATGCGAAACGCCTGAAAGGTTGGCGCTTTATTTTGTTCAATGGCTGCCTGGGCTTGAGTCATGCCTTGGTCCTATTCAATGCCGGCGCCTACATCGCGATGCTGCCCCGCGTCGCCGGCGGACTCGGCATTCCATTGAGCTATGCTACTTGGACGCAAACCGATTACATGATCGGTTTGGCGCTGGCCTTTCCTGTCGGCGGCTGGTTGTCTCGGCGCATCGGCGAGTACCGCCCCTTTGTCGCGGCCTTTACGATCTTTGCGCTGGCCTCGTGGATTTGCGCCTACAGCTCATCGTTCTATGCTTACTTGGCCGGACGTATCGTCATGGGCTTTGCCGGCGGTCTGACGTTGCCGCTCGGGCAATCGCTGCTGATCAAGGAGTTCCCGGATAAACGCAAATCGTTAGGTATCGGGGTCTGGAGCCTATTTACCTTGACGCCCTTCACTTTCGCGCCCCCCTTCGGCGGCTGGATCGCTGACACCCTGGGTTGGCGCTGGTTGTTTTGGATCAACGTTCCGATCGCGCTCACGATTGCCGGAGTCGTCGGCGCGCTACTCTACCGGCGCGGCTACAAGCGAATCTGGCGGCGCTTCGACTTCACCGGTTTTATTTTAATAGCCGTAATTCTGGGTTGCCTGCAAACGATTCTAAATATTGGCAACGACTGGGATTGGACGAATTCGCTGCTGATCGATGCCTTGATCATCGTCATGGCTATCAGTCTCGCCTATTGGATCGTTTGGGAACTCGGCGCACGTTATCCGTTTTTGGATATCGGACTGTTCGCGCATCGCAACTTCACAATCGGCGCCCTATCGCTGTTTCTGGGCTTTCTGTGCTTTCAAGGCCTGCTATCGATGCTGATCGTGCAATTGCAAATCACCCTAGGCTACTCGTCATGGCTGGCCGGACTAGTGTTTCTGCCAATGGCAATTTTCGCGAAACCGATGGGAGGGATCTTCCATGAGATCATCAAGCGCTTCGATGCCCGCCTGTTGGCCTCTTTTAATTTACTCGGCTTCGCGGCGACCTATTTCTGGCTCAGCCGCTTCGATGTAAGCGACGCCTATGCCGATCTGTTCTGGCCCAAGCTATTGGAAGGCATTTGTTTGGGCAGTTTTTTCGTGCCGTTGACCGCGCTGATGCTGCACGGCTTGCCGCCCGAACGACAATGGCGAGCCGTCGAATTGGCCGGACTGATGCGGATTGCCGGAGGCGCATTCGGAATCACACTGCAAACCATCATCATCTATCAACGCAAGCCGTTTCATATGACCCGGATAGCGGAAGTCCTGACACCGCTCACACCTCGTTACGACCAAGCCATGGAACCTTTACTTGCGACCGGGCTGTCCGAAGGGCAGGCATTCATTAAACTGGCCAAAATCGTGGAACACGAATCGGTGCTGAACGCAATGAACGACGCTTACTGGTTGGCCGGCTGCCTATTCGTCGGCTTATCGATCTTGGTTTGGTTCGCTTATCCGACCCGGCAACCGGCTAAATCGACGATCGCCCGCGCGCTAAGGCGCAAGGCTCAACAAGCCTTATCGGAGGGGCCATGA
- a CDS encoding efflux transporter outer membrane subunit, which yields MTDNLAKQHTVSACLLGGTLLIAGCAWFPESTQRAVMNALPEIGQTISEAQQRLPATDRWPDPAWWDIFNNPQLQTLIEASLESNPDLKATAARLSQAQSMVDAQAAELYPTVHANITFNAQRFSANSVQVKFAGENFRHMLINPLILRYHLDFWGRDKAALQAAVGRAVAVENELADAKLLLSATVAQGYFDLSESAEKLKLIQQIVRHKEALLKLEQTRLELGLVERSAPLTTGIELNAAREIEAAFRAKVDLQRHLLAALAGRGPDWGQSIAADPSLFPKRLNLPADLPLSLLAHRPDIAAARLHAEAAAEEIKVAETAFYPDVNLIAFTGLHSVSMTDVMLQGASLAYAVGPSIEFPIFEGGRLRANLTYQEATYDAAVERYNASLLHAVQEVADALTRWQEIEDRLAKHQHSLEAAQSNESLAQTLNRAGLNNRSDLLEARIQVLDQRYHLATLENERFKTAVQLFKALGGGYTENDKL from the coding sequence ATGACAGATAATCTGGCCAAACAACACACCGTTAGCGCATGCCTGCTCGGCGGTACGCTATTGATAGCCGGTTGCGCGTGGTTTCCCGAAAGCACGCAACGCGCCGTAATGAATGCGCTGCCTGAGATCGGCCAAACGATTAGCGAGGCACAGCAAAGACTGCCGGCGACCGATCGATGGCCGGATCCGGCTTGGTGGGACATTTTTAACAATCCGCAATTACAAACCCTGATCGAAGCCTCGCTCGAAAGCAACCCGGATCTAAAAGCCACCGCGGCACGGCTAAGCCAGGCTCAGTCGATGGTCGATGCGCAAGCAGCCGAACTGTATCCGACCGTCCATGCCAACATCACCTTCAATGCCCAACGATTTTCCGCGAACAGCGTGCAAGTCAAATTCGCCGGAGAAAATTTCCGGCACATGCTGATCAACCCGTTAATCTTGCGTTATCACCTGGACTTTTGGGGACGCGACAAAGCCGCTTTGCAGGCCGCTGTCGGCCGTGCCGTTGCTGTCGAAAACGAACTGGCCGACGCCAAATTATTGTTATCGGCCACCGTTGCGCAAGGCTATTTCGACCTGAGCGAAAGCGCCGAAAAACTGAAACTGATACAACAAATCGTGCGGCACAAAGAAGCATTGTTAAAACTCGAACAGACTCGGCTCGAGCTCGGCTTGGTCGAACGCTCCGCTCCATTGACTACAGGTATCGAATTGAACGCAGCCCGAGAAATCGAAGCCGCTTTTCGCGCCAAGGTCGACCTACAGCGCCATTTGCTCGCGGCGCTCGCCGGACGTGGCCCCGACTGGGGACAAAGCATCGCGGCCGACCCAAGCTTGTTTCCGAAACGCTTGAACCTACCGGCCGACCTGCCGTTGAGCCTGCTAGCGCACCGTCCCGATATCGCCGCGGCCAGACTGCACGCCGAAGCCGCCGCCGAAGAAATCAAAGTCGCCGAAACCGCATTTTATCCGGACGTCAATCTAATCGCATTTACCGGCCTGCATAGCGTTAGCATGACCGACGTGATGCTGCAAGGCGCAAGCCTGGCCTATGCCGTCGGACCCTCGATCGAGTTTCCGATATTCGAAGGCGGCCGTCTGCGCGCTAATTTGACTTATCAAGAAGCCACCTACGATGCGGCGGTGGAGCGCTATAACGCCAGCCTGCTGCATGCCGTACAAGAAGTCGCCGATGCCTTGACGCGTTGGCAAGAGATCGAAGACAGACTCGCTAAGCATCAACATTCGCTGGAGGCGGCTCAAAGCAATGAAAGTCTCGCGCAAACCCTCAATCGAGCCGGACTCAACAATCGTAGCGATTTGCTGGAAGCTCGAATTCAGGTTCTGGATCAACGCTACCACTTGGCGACGCTCGAAAACGAACGCTTCAAAACCGCCGTGCAGCTCTTTAAAGCCCTGGGCGGCGGCTATACCGAAAACGACAAACTATGA
- a CDS encoding efflux RND transporter periplasmic adaptor subunit yields the protein MTTAVPQKIRPREILRKRNRRLKGVTLAILLAGLSYFAYWWYMNRDWVATDDAFVAGHLITIKALTEGIVVEVAAENTQAVQAGDLLVRLDGNHAEVALQQAKAELAETVRNIVTLKAQIDTLNHRVIARQASLATVRHDLKRYESALFEGAVSEQQVQNARDRLRELEAAISEAEAEKSGIQAQLLETDIDHHPSVEKAKSRVKKAYLDYRRSNIFAPVSGYVSNRRAHVGDHIKSGMPLMAIVPLDEVWIEANFLETQIASIRPGQSAEIKIDAYGGERLYHGTVQGLNPGTGSVFAVLPTNNATGNFIHIAERVPVRIGLDPKEIQEHPLQPGLSTLTRINISETGEPLLTSSVSIRSEFYRTTIFDNELEEAERLIREIIYKNQPNNNRLNE from the coding sequence ATGACGACAGCCGTACCCCAAAAAATCCGTCCGAGAGAGATCCTCCGCAAGCGTAACCGCCGATTGAAAGGCGTAACACTGGCGATATTGCTGGCCGGCTTGAGCTATTTCGCCTATTGGTGGTATATGAATCGGGATTGGGTCGCTACTGACGACGCCTTCGTCGCGGGACATTTGATCACAATCAAAGCGTTGACCGAAGGCATCGTCGTCGAAGTCGCGGCCGAAAACACCCAGGCCGTGCAAGCCGGCGACCTATTGGTTCGCCTCGACGGCAACCATGCCGAAGTCGCCCTGCAACAAGCCAAGGCCGAATTGGCCGAAACGGTTAGAAACATCGTCACGCTGAAAGCCCAAATAGACACGCTCAATCATCGCGTCATTGCTCGGCAAGCTTCGTTGGCAACAGTTCGCCACGATCTGAAACGTTACGAAAGCGCCCTCTTCGAAGGCGCAGTATCCGAACAGCAAGTGCAAAACGCCCGCGACCGGCTACGCGAACTGGAAGCGGCAATTAGCGAAGCCGAAGCGGAAAAATCGGGCATTCAAGCGCAATTGCTCGAAACCGACATCGACCACCATCCGTCCGTCGAAAAAGCCAAGAGCCGTGTCAAAAAAGCCTATTTGGATTATCGGCGCAGCAACATCTTCGCGCCGGTATCGGGCTATGTTTCCAATCGCCGCGCGCATGTCGGCGATCATATCAAGTCCGGTATGCCGTTAATGGCCATTGTGCCGCTAGACGAAGTCTGGATAGAGGCCAATTTTCTCGAAACCCAAATCGCTTCTATCCGCCCCGGCCAATCCGCGGAAATCAAGATCGACGCTTACGGCGGCGAAAGACTATACCATGGCACCGTGCAAGGCCTAAACCCCGGAACCGGCAGCGTATTCGCGGTACTGCCGACCAACAACGCCACCGGAAATTTCATTCATATCGCCGAGCGCGTGCCGGTCCGCATCGGCCTTGACCCGAAAGAAATACAAGAACACCCGCTGCAACCGGGACTATCGACACTAACCCGTATCAACATTAGCGAAACGGGCGAGCCGCTCTTGACCTCGAGCGTCAGCATCCGAAGCGAGTTTTATCGCACCACGATCTTCGATAACGAATTGGAAGAAGCCGAACGATTGATCCGCGAAATCATTTATAAAAACCAACCTAACAATAATCGCTTAAATGAATAA
- a CDS encoding adenylosuccinate synthase: MGKNVVVIGTQWGDEGKGKLVDLLTDQADAVVRFQGGHNAGHTLVIQGQKTVLHLIPSGILRKDVQCMIGNGVVLAPNALLEEIEILEKAGISVKNRLLISEACALILPIHVAIDQARELARGNKAIGTTGRGIGPAYEDKVARRGLRAGDLFDVGSFSDKLKELLDYHNFMLTNYYKVDAVDFNQALDEVLSQGEQIKPMLADVGDVLSKYQSAGKKILFEGAQGALLDIDHGTYPYVTSSNTTAGGASTGTGVGPLNLDYVLGITKAYSTRVGNGPFPTELMNDIGEHLGVKGHEFGATTGRKRRTGWFDAVSMRKSAQLNSLTGICLTKLDVLDGLEKIGICTAYKLDGEVTETAPLGADRYQACEAIIEEMPGWSDSTEGVTEYDKLPENAKAYIKRIEELVGVKVAILSTGPDRDETIMLEHPFNCD; encoded by the coding sequence ATGGGAAAAAATGTTGTAGTCATCGGCACTCAATGGGGTGACGAAGGAAAGGGTAAACTGGTCGATTTGCTGACCGATCAAGCGGATGCGGTCGTTCGTTTTCAAGGCGGCCACAATGCGGGGCATACCTTGGTCATACAAGGCCAGAAAACCGTATTGCATCTGATACCATCCGGTATTCTGCGAAAAGACGTGCAATGCATGATAGGCAACGGTGTCGTGCTCGCGCCTAATGCATTGCTTGAAGAGATCGAGATTCTCGAAAAGGCCGGTATTTCAGTTAAGAATCGACTACTGATTAGCGAGGCATGCGCATTAATACTACCGATTCATGTCGCGATCGATCAGGCCCGCGAACTGGCGCGCGGAAACAAAGCCATCGGCACGACCGGGCGCGGTATCGGCCCTGCTTATGAAGATAAAGTCGCGCGTAGAGGTTTGCGAGCCGGCGACCTATTCGATGTCGGCAGCTTCAGCGACAAGTTGAAAGAATTACTCGATTATCACAACTTCATGCTGACAAATTATTATAAAGTCGACGCGGTCGATTTTAACCAAGCACTCGACGAAGTTCTGTCTCAAGGCGAGCAAATAAAGCCGATGTTGGCCGATGTCGGCGACGTACTCTCAAAGTATCAAAGCGCCGGTAAAAAAATATTGTTTGAAGGCGCACAAGGCGCATTGCTCGATATCGACCATGGGACCTATCCCTATGTGACATCGTCGAATACAACGGCCGGTGGTGCTTCGACCGGAACCGGCGTCGGTCCGTTGAATCTCGATTATGTATTGGGCATTACCAAGGCTTATTCGACGCGGGTCGGCAATGGTCCGTTCCCAACCGAATTGATGAACGACATCGGTGAGCATCTCGGGGTGAAAGGTCATGAGTTCGGCGCGACGACCGGGCGCAAACGCCGAACCGGTTGGTTCGACGCGGTATCGATGCGCAAATCCGCCCAATTGAACAGCTTAACCGGCATTTGCCTGACCAAACTCGACGTGCTCGACGGTCTCGAAAAAATCGGCATTTGTACTGCTTACAAACTGGATGGCGAAGTCACCGAAACCGCTCCGTTAGGCGCGGATCGTTATCAGGCTTGCGAAGCGATCATCGAAGAAATGCCGGGTTGGAGCGATAGCACCGAAGGTGTGACCGAATACGACAAATTGCCGGAAAACGCGAAAGCCTATATCAAACGTATCGAAGAATTGGTCGGCGTCAAAGTAGCGATCCTATCCACGGGTCCCGACCGTGACGAAACCATCATGCTGGAACATCCGTTCAACTGCGATTGA
- a CDS encoding ATP phosphoribosyltransferase regulatory subunit — protein MQQKNTWLLPDGIEEVLPAEAKHLENLRRKLLDVFSCWGYSLVITPMIDYLDSLLTGSGHDLDLQTFKLTDQLSGEMLGIRADMTPQVARIDAHNLNNCTPARLCYVGTVLHTLGDPLEKTRSPMQIGAELYGHEGRESDVEVISLMLEMLAMSGLKNVHLDLGHVGIYRALSEQAELTDADEAALFDALQRKARPEIRELIEGLALDEQLKTMLLRLPELNGGYETLEQARAVFADAGDAVKQALADLQMIADQMAAAFPDLPLSFDLAELRGYRYHTGVVFAAFMPSVGREIARGGRYDNIGEVFGRARPATGFSADLKLLSVLSKDIIPYERPEIIFAPASEDRELAEKIRDLRAEGRTVIRELPGQNTNYKELGFTSILEKNNTDWIVKAIA, from the coding sequence ATGCAACAAAAAAATACTTGGCTTTTGCCCGACGGTATCGAAGAGGTCTTGCCGGCTGAAGCTAAGCACCTGGAAAATCTTAGGCGTAAGTTATTGGATGTCTTTTCGTGTTGGGGATATTCGCTGGTTATTACGCCAATGATCGATTATTTGGATTCTCTGTTGACCGGGTCCGGTCATGATTTGGATCTCCAAACTTTTAAATTAACCGATCAGCTGAGCGGTGAAATGTTGGGCATTCGTGCCGATATGACGCCGCAAGTTGCGCGTATCGATGCACATAACCTTAATAATTGTACGCCTGCCCGCTTATGCTATGTCGGAACGGTATTGCATACGCTTGGGGACCCGTTGGAAAAAACCCGGAGTCCTATGCAGATCGGTGCGGAATTATACGGTCACGAAGGCCGTGAGAGCGATGTCGAAGTGATTTCGTTGATGTTGGAAATGTTGGCGATGTCCGGCTTGAAAAACGTTCATCTCGACTTAGGGCATGTCGGTATTTATCGAGCCTTATCGGAACAGGCTGAATTGACCGATGCCGACGAAGCCGCATTGTTCGACGCGTTGCAGCGAAAAGCGCGGCCGGAAATTCGAGAACTCATCGAAGGATTGGCTCTCGATGAACAACTGAAAACAATGTTGCTCAGGTTGCCGGAACTCAATGGTGGTTACGAAACACTCGAGCAAGCACGAGCCGTGTTTGCCGATGCCGGCGATGCCGTAAAACAGGCCTTGGCAGATTTGCAAATGATTGCCGATCAAATGGCGGCCGCTTTTCCTGATTTGCCGTTGAGTTTCGATTTGGCCGAACTTAGAGGATATCGTTATCATACCGGCGTCGTGTTTGCGGCTTTCATGCCGAGCGTAGGGCGCGAGATAGCTAGAGGCGGACGCTACGACAATATCGGCGAAGTCTTCGGTAGAGCTCGGCCTGCCACGGGCTTTAGCGCCGATTTAAAATTATTGTCGGTGTTGAGTAAGGACATTATTCCGTATGAGCGGCCGGAAATTATTTTTGCCCCTGCTTCCGAAGACAGGGAGTTGGCCGAAAAAATTCGGGATTTACGTGCCGAAGGCCGTACCGTGATCCGTGAATTACCCGGACAGAACACAAATTACAAAGAGCTTGGATTTACTTCGATCTTGGAAAAAAATAATACCGACTGGATTGTTAAGGCTATCGCTTAA
- the hflC gene encoding protease modulator HflC, with protein MTLNKILIGVAAILFVGLMCVFTVSETEKAIKFKLGEIVRNDYEPGIHFKWPIINNVKKFDSRIQTMDTSPERFLTAEKKNVIVDSFVKWRIGDVKAFYTVVGGDINQANLRLDQIIKDAFRSEFGRRDITQLVATDRKAIRQILIDRTTQIAADLGLDIIDVQVKRIDLPPDVSSSVFRRMEAERERVAREFRSQGSEAAERIRSDADRQRVVILAEAFREAEKLRGEGDAISADTYAKAFTRDAEFYSFYRSINAYKETFNNPERMMVIDPESEFFKYFKSQK; from the coding sequence ATGACTTTGAATAAAATTTTAATCGGTGTCGCTGCAATCTTGTTCGTTGGGTTGATGTGCGTTTTTACCGTATCGGAAACCGAAAAAGCGATTAAATTCAAATTAGGTGAAATTGTCAGAAACGATTACGAGCCTGGAATTCATTTCAAATGGCCAATCATCAACAATGTCAAAAAGTTCGATAGTCGTATTCAAACGATGGATACATCGCCGGAGCGTTTTTTGACCGCTGAAAAGAAAAACGTAATCGTCGACTCTTTTGTTAAATGGCGAATCGGTGATGTCAAGGCCTTTTATACCGTAGTTGGCGGTGATATCAATCAGGCTAATTTAAGACTGGATCAGATTATCAAGGATGCCTTCCGCAGCGAATTCGGTAGACGGGATATCACGCAGTTAGTTGCGACCGACCGAAAAGCGATACGGCAAATCTTGATTGATAGAACCACGCAGATAGCAGCGGATTTAGGTCTCGATATCATCGACGTTCAAGTCAAGCGTATCGATTTACCGCCCGATGTCAGTAGTTCGGTGTTTAGAAGGATGGAAGCCGAACGTGAACGGGTAGCTAGGGAGTTTCGCTCTCAAGGTTCCGAGGCCGCTGAACGCATTCGCTCCGATGCCGATAGACAACGTGTCGTAATTCTTGCCGAAGCCTTTAGAGAAGCCGAGAAGCTGCGAGGCGAAGGCGATGCGATTTCGGCCGATACTTATGCTAAAGCGTTTACAAGAGATGCTGAATTCTATAGCTTTTACCGTAGTATCAATGCTTATAAAGAGACATTTAACAATCCTGAACGTATGATGGTCATCGATCCGGAATCAGAGTTCTTTAAGTACTTCAAGTCTCAGAAATAA
- the hflK gene encoding FtsH protease activity modulator HflK produces MSWNEPGGGKKDPWSGRGGDDKGPPDLDEAIRALQEKIGGIFGGGGGGGSSPGGSMKGFGFLVGGAVVLWGLSGFYIVDEGNHGVVTRFGKYTETTQAGLNWHMPAPVESVELVNVRRQRFIEVGYRSGGSQQTLGSVPKEALMLTKDENIVDVRLAVQYQVKDAKDFLFNVVSPEITLKQVTEAAQRGVVGSSKMDFVLTEGRTEIVAQIREEIQDVMDSYESGVQITSVNLQDAQPPEQVQGAFEDAIKAREDQQRLINEAEAYSNDVIPKARGAAARKMEEAQGYKQQVIARAEGETSRFLALLGEYKKAPEVTRNRLYIESVQSVLTHSNTVFLDVKGGNNLMYLPLDKLIKQSPTEESAPKPQTGSVTQTRPLDPVFRTTTRGREGRGR; encoded by the coding sequence ATGTCCTGGAATGAGCCTGGCGGCGGTAAAAAAGATCCTTGGAGCGGTCGTGGAGGAGACGATAAAGGTCCTCCGGATCTGGATGAAGCGATCAGAGCGCTTCAGGAAAAGATAGGCGGAATTTTCGGCGGTGGCGGCGGTGGCGGCAGTTCGCCGGGCGGATCGATGAAAGGTTTCGGGTTTCTTGTTGGGGGCGCTGTCGTTCTATGGGGGCTAAGCGGCTTTTATATCGTCGACGAAGGTAATCACGGCGTCGTTACGCGTTTCGGTAAATATACCGAAACGACGCAAGCCGGTTTGAATTGGCACATGCCTGCTCCGGTCGAAAGCGTCGAATTAGTGAATGTCAGACGGCAACGTTTTATAGAAGTCGGTTATCGTAGTGGCGGCTCTCAACAGACTTTAGGATCGGTGCCGAAAGAAGCATTAATGTTGACTAAGGACGAAAACATCGTCGATGTCCGTTTGGCTGTGCAATATCAAGTCAAGGATGCGAAGGATTTCCTGTTCAATGTCGTTAGCCCTGAGATCACACTAAAACAGGTGACCGAAGCGGCTCAGCGTGGAGTGGTTGGGTCGAGTAAAATGGACTTTGTCTTGACCGAAGGGCGTACTGAAATTGTGGCGCAAATCAGGGAGGAAATTCAAGATGTCATGGATTCTTATGAATCGGGCGTCCAAATAACTAGTGTCAACTTGCAGGATGCTCAGCCGCCTGAGCAAGTTCAGGGTGCGTTTGAAGATGCGATCAAGGCTCGAGAAGATCAGCAGCGTTTGATCAATGAAGCGGAAGCATACTCGAACGATGTGATACCGAAAGCGCGCGGCGCCGCGGCCAGAAAAATGGAGGAAGCCCAGGGTTATAAACAGCAGGTGATAGCTCGTGCGGAAGGTGAAACAAGTCGTTTCTTGGCCTTGCTCGGGGAATATAAAAAGGCTCCCGAGGTGACTCGCAATCGCTTGTACATCGAATCGGTGCAAAGTGTATTGACCCATTCGAATACCGTTTTTCTCGATGTAAAAGGCGGTAATAATTTGATGTATTTACCTTTGGATAAGTTGATTAAACAATCTCCAACGGAAGAATCCGCGCCAAAGCCTCAAACCGGCAGCGTGACGCAAACTAGGCCGCTCGATCCGGTTTTTCGAACCACTACTCGCGGTCGTGAAGGAAGGGGACGCTAA